A part of Amyelois transitella isolate CPQ chromosome 12, ilAmyTran1.1, whole genome shotgun sequence genomic DNA contains:
- the LOC106142580 gene encoding lysophospholipid acyltransferase 7, giving the protein MKMLTFLAKNWNDIVYLSLLLFSVAIGPYYKSIGTVHLKKCIGTCIGILLILIVSGYNAIHPIISAIVGILIIKLIPVRYSHVVTFFFMFGYLFFFRLSDKFGLPPPSGQTNLIEMIIVLRVVGVAFEMNGSWLAMGKKKKNEHADLISKDGKEKDDEFLEIINPNLVDLVHYTFNYVGLLTGPYYRYRTFNDYFNLLFSKYVNCMEFTINTLKAVPLYISLYLALSNLWPLEYILSEDHNNRSFLYRMMYPWALFAAFRQRIYSGMTLAESVCTSAGLGAYPVEGKNRTGHGPTVGYMKLKEMSEEQAKTAEYDFNTIESMEVWGCETVVTLRDSMKVWNKAVQYWVAMVVYKRFPVKPLKVHAALFVSVIWHGFHAGYFFCIYFCPFYLMAEDIYYKLYYKNATGMKKKIIGFIMWFLRSHSESYQAAAFLLLTFDRIWIYYSSVYHYWYGVWLAFLIVGLALNAVHKMARPTVKKGKEAMESRTN; this is encoded by the exons atgaaaatgttaacTTTTTTGGCCAAAAATTGGAatgatattgtttatttgtctTTGTTGTTGTTTAGTGTTGCCATAGGGCCATATTACAAGTCAATAGGGACAGTTCATTTGAAAAAATGTATCGGGACATGTATTGGAATTCTGCTTATTTTGATTGTTTCGGGTTACAATGCAATACACCCGATTATATCAGCAATAGTcggaattttaattattaaactgATACCAGTAAG GTACAGCCATGTAGTCACATTTTTCTTCATGTTCGGCTACTTGTTCTTCTTCCGGTTGTCTGACAAATTCGGCCTCCCACCACCATCAGGACAGACCAACCTTATAGAGATGATAATAGTACTCCGGGTGGTTGGAGTTGCATTTGAAATGAATGGTTCCTGGCTGGCAATGggtaaaaagaagaaaaatgaacATGCAGATTTGATTTCAAAAGatggaaaagaaaaagatgatGAATTCTTGGAGATTATCAATCCAAATCTTGTAGATTTGGTTCACTACACTTTCAATTATGTTGGTTTGCTCACAG GTCCATATTACAGGTACAGGACATTTAACGATTATTTCAATTTGCTATTTAGCAAATATGTAAACTGTATGGAATTCACCATAAACACTTTGAAAGCAGTCCCactatatatttctttgtacTTAGCCCTTTCAAATCTGTGGCCTTTAGAG taCATTTTGAGTGAAGATCACAACAACAGGAGTTTTTTGTACCGAATGATGTACCCTTGGGCTCTATTTGCAGCATTCAGGCAGCGTATTTATTCTGGAATGACATTGGCGGAGAGTGTGTGTACCTCAGCTGGACTGGGAGCTTATCCTGTAGAGGGAAAGAATAGGACTGGACATGGCCCAACAGTGGGTTATATGAAGTTGAAAGAAAT GTCTGAAGAACAAGCAAAGACTGCAGAATATGATTTCAACACAATTGAGTCCATGGAGGTTTGGGGCTGCGAGACTGTAGTGACTTTACGAGATTCTATGAAGGTGTGGAATAAAGCTGTGCAGTACTGGGTTGCCATGGTCGTCTATAAACGGTTTCCCGTTAAACCACTAAA GGTTCACGCAGCGTTATTCGTGTCTGTAATTTGGCATGGGTTCCACGCGGGATATTTCTTCTGCATTTATTTCTGTCCGTTTTATTTGATGGCTGAAGACATCTACTACAAACTTTATTACAAGAACGCCACTGGAATG AAAAAGAAGATAATTGGTTTTATTATGTGGTTCCTAAGAAGTCATTCGGAATCGTATCAAGCGGctgcatttttattacttacattcGATCGTATTTGGATATATTACTCGTCTGTCTACCACTATTGGTATGGAGTGTGGCTTGCATTTCTGATAGTTGGTTTGGCACTTAATGCGGTACACAAAATGGCGCGTCCGACAGTGAAGAAGGGGAAAGAAGCTATGGAAAGTAGAACCAATTAA
- the LOC106142530 gene encoding RAD50-interacting protein 1, whose protein sequence is MFDILKNMKPTHLTEEDKKTIIQDLNLKIGGDINDLSNAYELENELIKRRDQLKNSLHVANNLVPTKLSSAIKKAENNSNQIQNLKEKSEKLKIKVDDFLQRTEPLRTELNKRFSAINKLDQVLIYLRSFEKIEDLSRQMKQCNDDEQLVLLYGELKDMCLDYKTGHRAAYVREYTHYWHNILKDKLTKHYEDVLKLIKWPLTTGAENPLPSKDALIRFYNLTRYLFLIEEPEEFITKNVSEEIVQELDPCLPVKILLKPLKKRFIFHFTGSRQTARIDRPEWFLTQTLTWIKDHQAFVKTHVQPVADKLEIPNVKAVDEFNSGLIALAAERLHTVLALYHAQGSKTELVDVDAAFAHAVDETLGFHKELITVTGKDSNSVLAVLTKAETFVRWLAVEKKYALAKMDEMLSNDQWCEPVALGVGSAVGSMLWVPRGADWFIALLKTIEERYAVLPQPGHRLQFLELQLELIEEWRVRLTQLLSAAVSTLTVDSLLTASTGHPLLAHINTAHHTRSVLLQWAHCLHYLQLHYYRRQFQHFTHQQHRDDTDSSSSSDDDDSDTEENTKKSSKEGEIEETMSLKEVEIRAKKLALNEVSRRNSMIVELGQFDVTSPIANLAVTEPLGAEDAEEAGVFAEAPALLAHLRDAGLAALSEHILLEFKAGLRDYKKQKWHAWPIVEESALSVSAALCAPLAGACARLARAARALAPPLTARLRAQLARDIDHYLYEEVVLENWFNTGGTVQFTHDVKRNLLPAFMPPNKVASLVNHFPKLLEACNLLNMDYDDARRLRSLISKTPNLAVDHLTALGIRHIPPNECQQILNQRTDLSETTSPSSVMELF, encoded by the exons atgtttgatattttaaaaaatatgaaacccACCCATTTAACTGAAGAGGATAAAAAGACTATAATCCAAGatctaaacttaaaaataggGGGTGATATTAATGATTTATCTAATGCATATGAACTTGAAAATGAATTGATAAAAAGGAGAGATCAGTTGAAAAACTCT cTTCATGTAGCAAATAACTTAGTTCCAACCAAACTATCATCAGCTATAAAGAAAGCTGAAAACAATTCAAACCAAATACAAAATCTCAAAGAGAAAagtgaaaaattgaaaataaaagttgatGATTTTCTACAAAGAACAGAACCCTTACGTACAGAGCTCAATAAGAGATTCTCAGCTATCAACAAGTTGGATCAAGTATTGATTTATCTCAGATCTTTTGAGAAAATTGAAGACCTCAG TCGTCAAATGAAACAATGCAATGATGATGAACAACTGGTTTTGTTGTATGGAGAACTCAAAGACATGTGTTTGGACTACAAAACAGGCCACCGAGCTGCATATGTGCGAGAGTACACTCACTACTGGCATAATATATTGAAAGATAAACTTACCAA ACATTATGAGGATGTGTTGAAGTTAATAAAGTGGCCTCTAACTACTGGTGCTGAAAATCCGCTCCCTTCCAAGGATGCCTTGATAAGGTTCTATAATTTGACGAGGTATCTATTTCTTATTGAGGAGCCAGAGGAGTTTATCACCAAAAATGTTTCTGAGGAAATTGTACAGG AACTGGATCCATGTTTGCCAGTGAAGATTCTACTCAAACCACTGAAAAAAAGGTTCATATTCCATTTCACGGGGTCCCGACAAACAGCGCGTATAGATCGACCAGAGTGGTTTCTCACTCAGACTTTAACTTGGATAAAGGATCATCAAGCATTTGTGAAAACACATGTGCAACCAGTGGCTGACAAACTTGAGATCCCTAATGTCAAAGCTGTG GATGAATTTAACTCGGGCCTAATAGCATTAGCAGCCGAAAGGCTCCACACAGTACTAGCATTGTACCACGCTCAAGGTTCAAAGACCGAGTTAGTTGATGTTGATGCAGCATTCGCTCATGCTGTTGATGAAACTCTAGGCTTCCATAAAGAACTGATTACTGTGACCGGAAAGGATTCCAATAGTGTGCTAGCAGTGTTGACTAAAGCTGAAACTTTCGTGAGGTGGCTGGCTGTTGAAAAGAAGT ATGCCCTCGCCAAAATGGACGAGATGCTCAGTAACGATCAATGGTGCGAACCAGTCGCGTTGGGAGTGGGGTCAGCGGTGGGATCCATGTTGTGGGTGCCAAGAGGCGCGGACTGGTTCATAGCGTTATTGAAGACTATCGAAGAGAGATATGCAGTCCTGCCACAGCCGGGGCATAG gcTACAATTCCTCGAACTACAACTGGAACTGATAGAAGAGTGGCGCGTGCGTTTGACTCAGCTTCTTAGTGCTGCGGTTTCAACTCTTACTGTGGACTCGCTACTGACCGCTAGCACAGGCCACCCGCTGCTGGCGCACATCAACACCGCTCACCACACGCGCTCTGTGCTGCTGCAGTGGGCTCACTGTCTG CACTATTTGCAACTACATTACTACAGGCGACAATTCCAACATTTCACGCACCAACAACATCGCGACGATACTGATAGCAGTTCGAGTTCTGACGATGATGACTCCGATACCGAAGAGAATACCAAGAAGTCTTCCAAAG AAGGAGAAATAGAAGAAACAATGTCACTGAAAGAGGTAGAAATCCGAGCTAAAAAGTTGGCATTGAACGAAGTATCGCGAAGAAATTCTATGATTGTAGAACTCGGCCAATTCGACGTA ACTTCGCCAATAGCAAATTTAGCGGTAACAGAGCCATTGGGGGCAGAAGACGCCGAAGAAGCGGGAGTTTTTGCTGAAGCGCCGGCGTTGTTGGCGCACCTGCGGGATGCTGGGCTGGCGGCCTTGTCAGAACATATCCTGTTGGAGTTCAAGGCTGGCTTGCGAGACTACAAGAAGCAAAA ATGGCACGCGTGGCCGATCGTAGAGGAGAGCGCGCTGTCGGTGTCGGCGGCGCTGTGCGCGCCGCTGGCGGGCGCGTGCGCGCGGCTGGCCCGCGCCGCGCGCGCGCTGGCGCCGCCGCTCACCGCCCGCCTGCGCGCGCAGCTCGCCAGGGACATCGACCACTACCTTTACGAG GAAGTTGTGTTGGAGAACTGGTTCAATACAGGAGGCACGGTGCAGTTCACTCATGATGTCAAGAGGAATTTACTTCCTGCATTCATGCCGCCAAATAAAGTCGCTTCGCTGGTCAACCATTTTCCGAA ATTGTTAGAAGCGTGCAACCTTCTTAACATGGATTACGACGACGCCCGCCGCCTGCGTTCCCTTATATCCAAAACGCCGAACTTGGCCGTGGATCACCTCACCGCTTTGGGTATCCGTCACATTCCGCCGAACGAATGCCAGCAGATCCTGAATCAAAGAACCGACCTCAGCGAGACCACGTCACCGTCATCGGTGATGGAGTTATTCTGA